A genomic stretch from Desulfobacterales bacterium includes:
- a CDS encoding TAXI family TRAP transporter solute-binding subunit — protein MKQFRLVCALLTVFFLAASPAICADKYDLKLMTGPMGGSWYPLGGAISDAVQKAIPGVTLAVTPGGGVANVEGVQLGKADLGFSNSSSGVDGVSGRPPFKSKMDKVRQLANLYPQYFQMVVPADKGIKSVADLKGKVISPGPKGHTGEFASRQLLGIYGLSYNDMAKVHHVGYNDTVSLMKDGHCDGFLLCTTVPASSIMDLASTRKIDLISMPDDKIKAMQNLNSGYIPRKIPKGTYQGVDHDIAGFGFFTHLIVSTDLPDELVYKITKAMVDNLPNYANVVSAMKGLTAEDLALDIGVPFHPGALKYYKEIGAIK, from the coding sequence ATGAAACAATTCCGTTTAGTGTGTGCGTTGCTCACCGTTTTTTTTCTGGCCGCTTCTCCGGCAATCTGTGCTGACAAATACGATTTGAAACTGATGACCGGCCCCATGGGCGGCTCCTGGTACCCGCTGGGCGGGGCCATCTCGGATGCCGTCCAGAAAGCGATTCCAGGGGTGACGCTGGCCGTAACCCCCGGGGGCGGCGTTGCCAATGTGGAAGGGGTCCAACTCGGAAAAGCCGACCTGGGCTTTTCAAACTCCAGTTCAGGAGTGGACGGCGTTAGTGGACGTCCCCCGTTTAAAAGCAAAATGGACAAGGTGCGACAGCTGGCCAACCTGTACCCGCAATATTTTCAAATGGTGGTTCCGGCGGACAAGGGCATCAAATCAGTGGCCGACCTGAAGGGAAAGGTCATCTCTCCGGGCCCCAAAGGGCACACCGGTGAGTTTGCCTCCCGGCAGCTCCTTGGAATTTACGGGCTTTCCTACAATGACATGGCCAAGGTGCACCATGTGGGTTATAACGACACCGTTTCATTGATGAAAGACGGCCATTGCGATGGATTTCTCCTGTGCACCACGGTCCCGGCCTCCTCGATCATGGATCTGGCTTCCACCCGCAAAATCGACCTGATCAGTATGCCCGACGACAAAATCAAGGCCATGCAAAATCTGAATTCCGGATACATACCCAGAAAGATCCCCAAGGGGACCTATCAGGGGGTCGATCACGACATTGCCGGTTTCGGATTTTTTACGCATCTGATTGTCAGTACCGACCTCCCCGATGAACTGGTCTATAAAATAACCAAAGCCATGGTTGACAACCTGCCCAACTATGCCAATGTGGTTTCCGCCATGAAGGGGTTAACAGCCGAGGACCTGGCCCTGGACATCGGAGTTCCTTTCCATCCCGGCGCGCTTAAATACTACAAGGAAATCGGCGCCATCAAATAG
- a CDS encoding TRAP transporter permease, whose translation MKKLISATGKTVTVLAVVMSLYHLYTAAVGLPEAMLHRITHLLFTLGLIFLMNISSRTEKEKIKITSDVLLLVFTLWSLVHLYVNYDYVITRYPYIHPLTPWDFLLGILLTLLLLEASRRVIGWALPLTSIAFLLYAIFGNYLPNMIRHTGFSIETIVDQLYLTTEGIFGIPLGVSSTYVILFVIFGAFLERSGTGQFFMDFASALVGGSTGGPGKIAVVSSSLFGTISGSAVANVMVDGWLTIPLMKRTGFRHEFAAAVEATASTGGQIMPPVMGAAAFVISEFTGIRYIDLCKHALIPSILYYLALFMAIHYEATRTGLLGLPKSERPNLSDVLLAKGHLMIPLLAIIYFMLAGYTPMYACIYATLSVIVISLIKADTRMGPIKILRSLEFGAKNMLPVACACACAGIVVGIINLTGLGLKFTGMILHFSGNSLALALVLTMFAGIILGMGLPTTAAYIVQAALLIPALIKLGVPLIAAHLFVFYFAIISAITPPVAMAVYAAAGISGSDLWKTGIAALKLGATGFIIPYMFVYGPSLLLIGKPVNIFLSIITASVGVTSLSAALVGWFFRKTHYVERAMLLAAALFLIKPGVLTDLAGAGLLLIVILSQKFRKVVA comes from the coding sequence ATGAAGAAACTGATCAGTGCTACTGGAAAGACGGTAACCGTTCTGGCCGTTGTCATGTCCCTTTATCATCTCTACACGGCAGCCGTCGGCCTGCCCGAGGCCATGCTGCACCGCATCACCCATCTATTGTTTACGCTGGGTTTGATCTTTCTGATGAACATCTCGAGCCGTACCGAAAAAGAGAAAATAAAAATTACTTCGGATGTGTTGCTGCTGGTGTTCACACTGTGGTCCCTGGTGCATCTGTACGTGAATTATGACTACGTGATCACCCGTTATCCCTATATTCATCCCCTGACCCCCTGGGACTTTCTGCTGGGAATCCTATTGACGCTGCTCCTTCTGGAAGCTTCGCGCAGAGTGATCGGATGGGCCCTGCCCCTTACCTCGATTGCATTTCTACTGTACGCGATATTCGGCAATTATCTGCCGAATATGATCCGTCATACGGGGTTCAGCATCGAAACCATTGTCGATCAGCTCTATTTGACCACCGAGGGGATTTTCGGCATTCCCCTGGGCGTCTCCTCCACCTATGTCATCCTCTTTGTCATCTTCGGCGCGTTTCTCGAACGGTCCGGAACCGGCCAGTTCTTCATGGATTTTGCATCGGCCCTGGTGGGGGGGTCGACCGGGGGGCCCGGAAAAATCGCCGTCGTCTCCTCAAGCCTGTTCGGGACCATCTCCGGCAGCGCTGTGGCCAACGTCATGGTCGATGGCTGGCTGACGATTCCGCTGATGAAGCGGACCGGGTTCAGGCACGAATTTGCCGCCGCCGTCGAGGCCACCGCTTCCACCGGCGGGCAAATCATGCCGCCGGTCATGGGGGCGGCCGCCTTCGTGATCAGCGAGTTTACCGGGATTCGCTACATCGATCTTTGTAAACATGCCCTGATTCCGTCCATTCTTTATTATCTGGCGTTGTTCATGGCCATCCACTACGAGGCGACCAGGACCGGACTGCTGGGTCTTCCCAAATCGGAAAGGCCCAACCTGAGCGATGTCCTGCTGGCAAAGGGACACCTGATGATTCCGCTGCTCGCCATCATTTATTTCATGCTGGCCGGTTACACTCCGATGTACGCCTGCATCTATGCGACCCTTTCCGTCATAGTGATTTCTTTAATCAAGGCGGACACGCGTATGGGCCCGATAAAAATCCTGCGGTCCCTTGAATTCGGGGCCAAGAATATGCTTCCGGTTGCCTGCGCCTGCGCCTGCGCCGGCATTGTGGTGGGAATCATCAACCTGACGGGCCTCGGACTGAAATTCACCGGCATGATTCTTCACTTTTCCGGGAATTCGCTGGCACTTGCGCTGGTCCTCACGATGTTCGCCGGGATCATCCTGGGAATGGGACTTCCCACGACGGCCGCTTACATCGTCCAGGCGGCCCTGCTGATTCCGGCGCTGATCAAGCTGGGCGTTCCGCTGATTGCCGCCCATCTTTTTGTTTTCTATTTTGCCATCATCTCCGCCATCACGCCGCCGGTGGCCATGGCGGTTTACGCTGCCGCCGGCATCAGCGGTTCCGATTTGTGGAAGACCGGTATCGCCGCACTGAAACTCGGGGCCACGGGTTTCATTATCCCCTATATGTTCGTTTACGGCCCCTCGCTCCTGCTGATCGGCAAACCGGTTAACATTTTTCTGTCCATCATCACGGCATCGGTCGGCGTGACATCGCTTTCAGCCGCGCTGGTGGGGTGGTTTTTCAGAAAAACCCATTACGTGGAAAGAGCGATGCTGCTGGCGGCGGCCCTCTTCCTGATCAAGCCGGGGGTTTTAACCGATCTGGCCGGGGCGGGTTTGCTGCTTATCGTCATCTTGTCTCAGAAATTTCGGAAGGTCGTCGCCTGA
- a CDS encoding NYN domain-containing protein, producing MTQDSDAKIMAVFCDFENVAIGVRDSKYAPFDIVKVLDRLLLKGNIVVKKAYCDWARYQDYKSAMHEASFELIEIPHVRQSGKNSADIRMVVDALDLCYTKEHVDTFVVISGDSDFSPLVSKLRENNKTVIGVGVKNSTADLLIANCDEFIYYDDLVRQKKPQRKTPASKAKQKPSPTPKSKAAPPAEDKKQEAWDLIVATYEALLQERGEEEKIWGSMIKQALKRRKPGFNESYYGFRSFGALLESAEAQGILELERDQKSGGFIIKIPHTI from the coding sequence ATGACGCAAGATTCAGATGCAAAGATCATGGCCGTTTTCTGCGATTTTGAAAATGTTGCCATCGGTGTTCGCGATTCAAAATATGCCCCGTTCGATATTGTCAAGGTTCTCGATCGGCTGCTGCTGAAGGGAAACATCGTGGTCAAAAAGGCCTACTGCGACTGGGCGCGCTACCAGGATTACAAGTCCGCGATGCATGAGGCTTCCTTTGAATTGATCGAGATCCCCCATGTGCGGCAATCCGGAAAAAACTCGGCGGATATCCGCATGGTCGTCGATGCGCTGGACCTTTGCTACACCAAAGAGCATGTGGACACCTTCGTTGTCATCAGCGGCGACTCCGACTTCTCGCCGCTTGTCAGTAAACTTCGCGAGAACAACAAGACCGTCATCGGCGTCGGCGTTAAAAATTCGACGGCAGACCTGCTCATCGCCAATTGCGACGAGTTCATTTATTATGATGATCTGGTCCGACAGAAAAAACCCCAGCGAAAAACGCCGGCAAGCAAGGCAAAACAAAAGCCTTCCCCCACCCCAAAAAGCAAAGCGGCGCCTCCCGCCGAGGACAAAAAGCAGGAAGCCTGGGATCTTATTGTCGCGACTTATGAGGCCCTTTTACAGGAGCGCGGAGAGGAGGAAAAGATATGGGGGTCCATGATCAAGCAGGCCTTAAAGCGCCGCAAACCGGGCTTTAATGAATCCTATTACGGATTCCGTTCTTTCGGCGCGCTGTTGGAAAGCGCCGAAGCCCAGGGCATCCTGGAGCTTGAACGCGACCAGAAGTCGGGCGGTTTTATCATAAAAATCCCACATACCATTTGA